A single window of Halobacteriovorax sp. GB3 DNA harbors:
- a CDS encoding biopolymer transporter ExbD, with the protein MRNSRLIRKRGRSRKKEVLDLDITSLLDILVILLVFLLRSYNSSGVVLNVPKGVELPKSESSSINTSGVMVQVSPDKIWVDDKLILDNSETGAHNSRDRRIIALYNELVKKKNEIKRVEKMSPNADKFSGNINLIIDKTIKYSFMKKLMLTCAEAGFKSYKFIVLGEE; encoded by the coding sequence ATGAGAAATAGTAGATTAATTCGTAAAAGAGGAAGATCTAGGAAGAAAGAAGTACTTGATCTAGATATCACTTCCCTACTCGATATTCTCGTTATTCTTCTCGTTTTTCTACTTAGAAGTTATAACAGCTCTGGTGTTGTTCTCAATGTCCCAAAAGGTGTTGAACTACCAAAGTCTGAGTCATCTTCAATTAATACTTCCGGTGTAATGGTTCAAGTTTCACCAGATAAAATTTGGGTAGATGATAAGCTTATCTTAGATAATTCAGAAACTGGTGCCCATAACTCTAGAGACAGAAGAATTATCGCTCTTTATAACGAACTCGTTAAAAAGAAAAATGAGATTAAAAGAGTTGAGAAGATGTCACCTAATGCAGACAAGTTCTCAGGTAATATCAATCTCATTATCGATAAAACAATCAAGTATAGTTTTATGAAAAAGCTAATGCTCACTTGTGCTGAAGCAGGTTTCAAATCCTATAAATTTATTGTTCTAGGTGAAGAATAG
- a CDS encoding ExbD/TolR family protein — protein sequence MYQAPSRRKTRSEVKKPNLIPILDSVFIFIFFLLMSANFIKVYEIPSDVPIVSSAPPPKSKEKPLALTLKIYQSSIVLYTGVPSRKVRSFGKTADGKYDLERLHGYLIDLKKRNLNEATVVLEPIVDLAYDDIVQIMDAVRYLRKTDPDIFIKGKDGLDTKVDSLFNKIIFGNIQS from the coding sequence ATGTATCAAGCGCCAAGTAGAAGAAAAACAAGAAGTGAAGTTAAGAAGCCGAATCTAATTCCTATTCTAGATTCTGTTTTCATTTTCATTTTCTTCCTTCTCATGTCTGCTAACTTCATTAAAGTTTATGAAATTCCAAGTGATGTTCCAATCGTCTCAAGTGCTCCGCCACCAAAGTCGAAGGAAAAGCCACTGGCACTAACTTTAAAGATCTACCAATCTTCTATTGTTCTCTACACAGGAGTTCCCTCTAGAAAAGTTAGGTCTTTCGGTAAAACAGCCGATGGAAAGTATGACTTAGAAAGGTTACACGGTTACTTAATTGATCTTAAAAAGAGAAATCTAAACGAAGCAACTGTTGTATTAGAACCGATTGTTGATTTAGCTTACGACGACATTGTTCAAATAATGGATGCCGTTCGCTATCTTAGAAAAACAGATCCAGATATTTTTATTAAAGGAAAAGACGGTCTCGATACAAAAGTTGACTCTCTTTTTAATAAAATTATTTTTGGAAATATTCAAAGTTAG
- a CDS encoding MotA/TolQ/ExbB proton channel family protein: MEALTNGINGVATFIQSGGAFMWVILLIWGIGIAIAIERFMKLSFKFDVDGASFMNELQRYILSNDIQGAIRVCSGSVAALPKVLKSGLKRSTSTPSQVQNAIDATALEVIPKVELRLNYLQLIANIATLFGLLGTIQGLIQSFSAVAAADPAQKAELLAKGISQAMNTTFLGLLAAITIMMLHTFLSSKSEKIINEIDEFSVKLMDLLGTKKEQGE; the protein is encoded by the coding sequence ATGGAAGCTTTGACAAATGGAATTAACGGCGTAGCTACGTTCATCCAAAGTGGTGGTGCATTTATGTGGGTCATCCTCTTAATTTGGGGAATTGGTATCGCCATTGCGATAGAGAGATTTATGAAGCTCTCATTTAAGTTTGATGTAGATGGAGCATCGTTTATGAACGAACTTCAACGCTACATTCTTTCAAATGACATTCAGGGTGCAATCAGAGTTTGCTCTGGTTCAGTTGCTGCCCTACCAAAAGTACTAAAGAGTGGACTTAAAAGAAGCACATCAACTCCTTCACAAGTTCAAAATGCAATTGATGCTACAGCACTAGAAGTTATCCCTAAGGTTGAACTTAGACTTAACTACCTACAACTGATTGCAAATATCGCGACTCTCTTTGGACTACTTGGAACGATCCAAGGTCTTATTCAATCATTCTCAGCTGTTGCTGCAGCCGATCCAGCTCAAAAAGCAGAACTACTTGCGAAAGGTATTTCTCAAGCAATGAACACAACATTTCTTGGTCTTTTAGCTGCGATTACAATCATGATGCTTCACACTTTTCTATCAAGTAAGTCTGAAAAAATCATCAACGAGATTGATGAGTTTTCAGTAAAGCTCATGGACCTATTAGGAACTAAGAAAGAGCAAGGGGAATAA
- the trxA gene encoding thioredoxin, translating into MANVNKTDKANFQNDVLNSDKPVLVDFWAEWCGPCRSLAPILDEVATEVGENASVLKVNVDENGELAQQYGIRGIPTMIFFKNGEPAKTLVGIQTKEEIKKTLEELS; encoded by the coding sequence ATGGCCAATGTAAACAAAACTGATAAAGCTAACTTTCAAAATGACGTTCTAAACTCTGACAAGCCAGTTCTTGTTGATTTTTGGGCAGAGTGGTGTGGTCCGTGTCGTTCACTTGCTCCAATTCTTGACGAAGTAGCAACAGAGGTTGGCGAAAATGCATCTGTTCTAAAAGTTAACGTTGATGAAAATGGTGAGCTAGCTCAACAATATGGAATCCGCGGTATTCCAACAATGATCTTCTTTAAAAATGGTGAACCAGCAAAAACTCTTGTTGGAATTCAGACAAAAGAAGAAATCAAAAAGACTCTAGAAGAACTTTCATAA
- a CDS encoding RDD family protein, which yields MDRKYLLKKSIRAAKLSRLIAKAIDLFIVLVLSLFYPVGLILAIVYLCVSDSLQNGQSVGKRFMGFSVISLEDGSPCSVKQSIVRNLPIIVPLAFAIIPFWGWVISLVIGIPLLVLEVYLLQKLDSGHRLGDVMADTTVMANDGERISLNKKTKTSWFDVTEKA from the coding sequence ATGGACAGAAAATATTTACTAAAAAAGAGCATTCGAGCAGCAAAATTGTCGCGATTGATCGCGAAAGCTATTGATTTGTTTATAGTTTTAGTTCTTTCACTGTTCTATCCAGTAGGACTCATTCTAGCAATTGTTTATCTCTGTGTTTCAGACTCTCTGCAAAATGGGCAGTCGGTTGGTAAGCGTTTTATGGGATTCTCGGTTATTTCACTCGAAGATGGCAGTCCATGTAGCGTGAAGCAATCTATTGTTAGAAACCTTCCAATCATTGTCCCTTTGGCATTTGCAATCATCCCTTTTTGGGGGTGGGTTATCTCTCTTGTTATAGGTATTCCTCTTTTGGTTCTTGAAGTCTACCTTCTTCAAAAACTCGACTCTGGGCATCGTTTAGGTGATGTCATGGCAGACACAACGGTTATGGCCAATGATGGGGAGAGAATCTCTTTAAATAAAAAAACTAAGACTAGTTGGTTTGACGTAACTGAAAAAGCTTAG
- the polA gene encoding DNA polymerase I — protein sequence MSKRLIVVDVSNFIFRAFFAIRPLHSPEGVPVNAVHGVLSMFLKLLSTYRPTHVLLARDTKGGSFRNELYDAYKANRSEPPEDLVPQFALIGELIDQMGLPYSMDDNYEADDIIGSACVQWKNDFDEIYIASGDKDLMQFVGDNIYMLDTMKDKLYDSEGVFEKMGVKPDQIVDYLSMVGDTSDNIPGMKGIGAKGAAKLLAEHGTLDACIEAKDTFKGKKLTTAFSEYLDDGLLSKKLIKIVTDVELGHKASDTEYKFYPSDELIEYLKGLGFKTVLKKLKDMQYQIAQTEQNDGGLSEPTVFEKKAIDTELVAISSEEQIELLKKQVKESEFFALHTEYDSEDKIMRNLIGLAFSFEEGKAYFLDLRNNKNKELSLELLKMSWGDETKKIQTEHGKRDYTYALVNNLPFNARVFDVVQVHYNINTGGNHSIESLAQSIGEEVPPMDKKNPFITELDDESALQFAGLRAAVIFNLSASYKEDLKKHALEEIYYNVDAKLISVLASMEKEGVLINPAYFSKFEKELTEKIDSIQAKINKYSENEVNLNSPKQVGEFLFNELALPVVKKTKTGFSTDSEVLEDLASRNISEVPSLILQYREIGKILSTYVKAIPQLVNEKDKKIHTSFNQHIAQTGRLSSVNPNLQNIPIRSETGRLVRKGFIASPGNLLLAADYSQVELRLLAHFSEDPTMLKAFNDGIDIHTQTASEIMGVSVDEVTSNDRSKAKAVNFGLMYGQSSFGLAKALKISRRDAKEYIDRYFERFNKVKSYLDSLKEEAEVKGYSITLNGRKRFLPDIMSSNRNIKANAERMAINSPIQGTAADIIKIAMINIQKTLEEKELKSKMILQVHDELIFDVPENELEQMKAIVREGMEKVVNLRVPLSVDMGYGVNWFDLK from the coding sequence ATGTCTAAACGTCTCATTGTCGTCGATGTTTCAAATTTTATATTCAGAGCGTTTTTCGCTATCCGTCCACTACATTCGCCTGAAGGTGTTCCTGTTAATGCTGTTCATGGCGTATTGAGTATGTTTTTAAAGCTTCTTTCTACGTATAGACCAACTCATGTTCTCCTTGCAAGAGATACAAAAGGTGGATCATTTAGAAATGAACTCTATGATGCCTATAAGGCCAATAGATCTGAACCACCAGAAGATCTTGTTCCTCAATTTGCTCTGATTGGAGAGCTTATTGATCAAATGGGACTTCCATATTCGATGGATGACAATTATGAGGCCGACGATATTATTGGATCTGCCTGTGTTCAGTGGAAAAATGACTTTGATGAAATTTATATTGCCTCAGGTGATAAAGACCTTATGCAGTTTGTGGGCGATAATATCTACATGCTCGATACGATGAAAGATAAGCTCTACGATTCGGAAGGTGTTTTTGAGAAGATGGGTGTAAAGCCAGATCAGATCGTTGATTACCTTTCTATGGTGGGAGATACGTCTGATAATATTCCTGGAATGAAGGGGATTGGCGCTAAGGGTGCTGCTAAACTATTAGCAGAGCATGGTACGCTCGATGCCTGTATTGAGGCAAAAGATACGTTTAAAGGTAAAAAATTAACAACGGCTTTTAGTGAATATTTAGATGATGGTTTACTTTCAAAGAAATTAATTAAAATTGTTACTGATGTTGAATTAGGACATAAGGCCTCTGATACAGAGTATAAATTCTATCCAAGTGATGAACTCATTGAATATCTTAAGGGACTTGGGTTTAAGACGGTTCTTAAAAAGTTAAAAGATATGCAATATCAGATTGCTCAAACAGAGCAGAATGATGGCGGCTTAAGTGAACCAACTGTTTTTGAAAAGAAGGCCATTGATACTGAACTTGTTGCGATCTCCTCTGAAGAGCAAATTGAATTATTGAAAAAGCAAGTTAAAGAGAGCGAATTTTTCGCCCTTCATACTGAATATGACAGTGAAGATAAGATTATGAGAAATCTTATTGGTCTTGCTTTTTCTTTTGAGGAAGGAAAGGCTTATTTTCTAGATTTAAGAAATAACAAAAATAAAGAATTATCTCTTGAATTGTTGAAAATGAGTTGGGGTGATGAGACCAAGAAAATTCAAACAGAACATGGGAAGAGAGATTATACCTATGCTCTAGTTAATAATCTTCCTTTTAATGCTAGAGTCTTTGATGTTGTTCAGGTTCACTACAATATTAATACAGGTGGAAATCACAGTATTGAGAGTCTTGCACAAAGCATTGGAGAGGAAGTTCCTCCAATGGATAAAAAAAATCCCTTTATAACAGAATTAGATGATGAATCAGCTCTTCAGTTTGCTGGACTTAGGGCCGCTGTAATTTTTAATTTGTCAGCGTCTTATAAAGAAGATTTAAAAAAGCATGCGCTTGAAGAAATTTATTATAATGTTGATGCAAAGCTTATATCTGTTCTCGCTTCGATGGAAAAAGAAGGCGTTCTTATTAACCCTGCTTATTTTTCAAAGTTTGAAAAAGAGTTAACTGAAAAAATTGATTCAATTCAAGCAAAGATTAATAAATATAGTGAGAATGAGGTTAATTTAAATTCTCCTAAACAAGTTGGAGAGTTTCTCTTTAATGAACTAGCACTTCCTGTTGTTAAAAAAACGAAGACTGGTTTTTCTACAGACTCAGAAGTATTAGAGGACCTCGCTTCGAGAAATATCTCAGAAGTTCCAAGTCTTATTTTGCAATATCGCGAAATTGGAAAAATTCTTTCAACTTATGTAAAAGCAATTCCACAATTGGTTAATGAAAAAGATAAAAAGATTCATACAAGCTTTAATCAGCATATCGCTCAAACGGGTCGACTCTCGTCTGTGAATCCAAACTTACAAAATATTCCGATTCGTTCAGAGACGGGAAGACTTGTAAGAAAAGGTTTTATCGCGAGTCCTGGTAATCTCCTTTTAGCGGCCGACTATTCCCAAGTTGAACTTCGACTGCTTGCTCATTTCTCTGAAGATCCAACAATGCTTAAGGCCTTCAACGATGGAATTGATATTCACACTCAGACGGCTTCTGAGATCATGGGTGTCTCTGTTGACGAGGTAACATCAAATGATCGTTCCAAAGCAAAGGCAGTTAACTTTGGTCTGATGTATGGACAGTCTTCTTTTGGATTAGCAAAGGCACTTAAAATTTCAAGAAGAGATGCAAAAGAATATATAGATAGATATTTCGAAAGATTTAATAAAGTTAAATCTTATTTAGACTCCTTAAAAGAAGAAGCTGAGGTTAAGGGATACTCAATAACATTGAATGGAAGAAAGAGATTTTTACCAGATATTATGTCGAGTAATAGAAATATTAAAGCTAACGCCGAAAGAATGGCCATCAATAGTCCAATTCAGGGAACTGCCGCTGATATTATTAAAATTGCCATGATCAATATCCAAAAGACTCTTGAAGAAAAAGAGCTTAAGTCCAAGATGATTCTTCAGGTTCACGATGAGCTTATTTTCGATGTTCCTGAAAATGAACTTGAGCAAATGAAGGCGATTGTTCGTGAAGGGATGGAAAAAGTTGTCAATTTAAGAGTTCCACTTTCTGTTGATATGGGCTATGGGGTTAACTGGTTTGATCTTAAATAG
- a CDS encoding FecR family protein — MKLIALALMFLACGFAHANLITVVNLSGKVSSIIPTQQEEEHVFKKKTYPTKTIFKTKEKSFVQIQYLGINTTIGPNSEVQITLPNSKKETHSMINLTKGKIRSWSKKNQGKLYIHSKSAAIGVRGTDFIVTYNPINRISSLLTLRGETEIQKRPDSEIFDDEDITLPEQEVLRNELDSYQKNFVKPGELSSSYPGEQLTTNAIKISNEQFNVLLKNTTLAKESSPSTTDASESIPHAPKLTEKEGVFEDNTDKILDGGYFDLNTGFYISPPNDSGVIPKEYGEIDQVTGEYIPPKGLILDPLKGFISVVGESIEKLKEIRNKLNRKLENEIFELKEKADLSAEIKSNYRYQNYSYERFFLVPNRITKTDIHQINIKGKLQHNTFSNKRYDWRPSLFGSLSYNSRRSNEEAKRNDEAFFGGSLQFKRKFLLFKKMANFSFTPRMKLSFRDLNNESDFDYYSRELNFRTSFNTYYSGLKQLKFKLNYTTFESYQSQQLGKLFSFSTEIDFFKTRQFELSSSISLGHRDYNQEQAVMNSTSIDLLLYNIARKTDLEMKFKTQNLFYDHSQTIKEWNSSLTIDRRKGPFLKYYIQLNFESISGFGRAINLDGLASEVGLKGFF; from the coding sequence ATGAAACTTATCGCCCTCGCCCTTATGTTCCTTGCATGCGGATTTGCACATGCAAACCTGATCACTGTTGTAAATTTATCGGGAAAAGTCTCATCCATTATCCCCACTCAACAGGAAGAAGAACATGTTTTTAAGAAAAAAACTTATCCCACTAAAACAATATTTAAGACTAAAGAGAAGAGTTTTGTCCAAATTCAGTATCTCGGAATTAATACGACGATAGGGCCAAATTCCGAAGTTCAAATCACTCTCCCAAATTCAAAAAAAGAGACTCACTCAATGATTAATCTGACTAAGGGAAAGATTAGGTCTTGGTCGAAAAAAAACCAAGGCAAGCTCTATATTCACTCTAAATCGGCAGCTATTGGTGTTAGAGGAACGGACTTTATTGTTACATATAATCCTATTAACAGAATTTCCTCTTTATTAACTTTAAGAGGAGAAACAGAAATACAAAAAAGACCCGATAGCGAAATATTCGATGATGAAGATATAACGTTACCTGAGCAAGAAGTTCTTAGAAACGAACTTGATTCCTATCAAAAAAATTTTGTAAAACCAGGAGAACTCTCTTCAAGCTATCCTGGAGAGCAATTGACTACAAACGCAATTAAGATTTCTAACGAGCAATTCAATGTCCTCTTAAAAAATACAACTCTGGCTAAAGAAAGTTCTCCTTCTACCACCGATGCAAGTGAATCAATCCCTCACGCTCCTAAACTCACTGAAAAAGAGGGTGTCTTCGAAGATAATACAGATAAGATTTTAGATGGAGGCTACTTTGATCTCAATACAGGTTTTTATATCTCTCCACCAAATGATTCAGGCGTTATTCCCAAAGAGTATGGAGAAATCGATCAAGTTACAGGTGAATATATTCCACCAAAAGGACTTATCCTCGATCCACTAAAAGGATTCATCAGCGTTGTTGGTGAATCAATTGAAAAGCTCAAGGAGATCAGAAACAAACTGAATAGAAAACTTGAGAATGAAATTTTTGAATTGAAAGAGAAGGCAGACCTAAGTGCTGAGATTAAATCTAATTATCGCTATCAAAACTATTCTTATGAAAGATTTTTCTTAGTCCCAAATAGAATAACGAAGACAGATATCCACCAGATAAATATAAAGGGGAAATTACAACACAATACTTTTAGCAATAAACGTTACGATTGGCGCCCCTCTCTTTTTGGATCTCTAAGCTATAATTCCCGAAGATCAAATGAAGAGGCCAAAAGAAATGATGAGGCTTTTTTTGGTGGCTCCCTTCAATTTAAAAGAAAATTCTTACTTTTCAAAAAGATGGCCAATTTTAGCTTCACACCTCGTATGAAGCTGTCATTTCGCGACCTAAATAACGAAAGTGACTTTGACTACTATTCAAGAGAGCTTAACTTTAGAACAAGTTTTAATACTTACTATTCTGGTCTTAAACAACTGAAGTTCAAATTAAATTACACAACATTTGAATCTTATCAAAGTCAACAGCTCGGCAAGCTATTTTCTTTTTCAACTGAAATAGACTTCTTTAAAACGCGACAATTCGAACTCTCTTCATCAATCTCTCTTGGTCATCGCGATTACAATCAAGAACAAGCTGTCATGAATTCTACTTCTATTGATCTTTTACTTTATAACATAGCGAGAAAAACAGATTTAGAAATGAAATTTAAAACTCAAAATTTATTTTATGATCACAGTCAGACAATAAAAGAGTGGAATTCGTCTTTAACAATCGACAGAAGAAAAGGTCCGTTTTTAAAGTATTATATACAGTTAAACTTCGAATCAATATCAGGTTTCGGTCGAGCAATAAATCTCGATGGTCTTGCAAGTGAAGTCGGGCTCAAAGGATTCTTCTAA
- a CDS encoding chloride channel protein, which produces MQRVKKLKDRQIRKFNFIGKFIKTDKAEERTYLALTLITGFLAALVAVSLHKVTHYLTDLIGSHEPFTLKTFLFGGLFILISGWLTTRKFPSTSGSGVPGVRIALAVFHGKIKLQDTLAKFVTSALSLSSGVSLGREGPTVAIASGIGSFLGTFFQMSKKRVKALVAVGSAGGIAAAFNTPISAVVFTLEEVVGDLNAKVLGSIVVSSVVASITATMLTGTDATFSQLYYKLSDPRELIFYLIIGLVAAALGPLWMKLVLYMRKKSIVIFKHHKLTPMVTVFIMIGLLSLIHPGVLGSGHGKIEETLLSLILDWKILLTIFVLKFFGTSLCYASGISGGLFMPTLLMGATLGSLVGSVAQTLFPEITSNTGAYALVGMGAYFATVIRAPFTSILIAFEMTRDYNIIVPLMIANIVAYVISSRFTNGSIYEEISEQDGIHLPNRDDHDVLETLTVDEAMVHDVVSLNANLSVKEALQGVKGTDISGFPVLKNGRLIGMISRSDIGINFAKGNCDTHIEHLCERKLIKIYPDQSLMVAFHRLNKFQVSRLPVVSRINDKKLIGIITAENIVCQFGYHIQEGDEERRPLEEYEQEYEKLLQNIESPSSIQETKK; this is translated from the coding sequence ATGCAACGAGTAAAGAAATTGAAAGACAGACAAATCAGAAAATTTAACTTCATTGGAAAGTTCATTAAGACCGACAAGGCCGAAGAGAGAACTTACCTCGCCTTGACCCTAATCACAGGGTTTCTCGCGGCACTAGTTGCTGTCTCACTGCACAAAGTAACACACTACTTAACTGACCTTATTGGGAGCCATGAGCCATTTACTTTAAAGACTTTTCTTTTTGGTGGACTCTTCATCCTCATATCAGGTTGGTTAACGACGAGAAAATTCCCTTCAACATCGGGTTCAGGTGTTCCAGGGGTGAGAATTGCCTTGGCCGTTTTCCATGGAAAGATCAAACTTCAAGATACTCTTGCCAAATTTGTAACCTCAGCACTTAGTTTATCTTCAGGAGTTTCTCTCGGTCGAGAAGGACCGACTGTCGCAATTGCCTCTGGTATTGGATCATTTTTGGGAACATTTTTTCAAATGTCTAAAAAGAGAGTTAAGGCCCTCGTTGCAGTAGGTTCTGCTGGTGGAATTGCTGCTGCTTTTAATACTCCAATATCAGCTGTTGTTTTTACTCTTGAAGAAGTCGTCGGCGATCTCAATGCTAAGGTACTTGGGTCTATTGTCGTCTCTTCAGTTGTTGCATCAATTACGGCCACAATGTTAACCGGAACAGATGCTACCTTCTCTCAGCTTTACTATAAGTTAAGTGATCCTAGAGAGCTCATTTTCTATCTCATTATTGGATTAGTTGCTGCAGCTCTTGGACCACTATGGATGAAACTCGTTCTTTATATGAGAAAAAAGAGTATCGTCATTTTCAAGCACCATAAACTTACGCCAATGGTAACTGTTTTCATAATGATTGGCCTTTTATCGCTTATCCATCCAGGTGTACTTGGTAGCGGTCACGGAAAAATCGAAGAAACTCTTCTCTCTCTGATTCTTGACTGGAAGATTCTCTTAACTATTTTTGTCTTAAAATTCTTTGGGACAAGTCTATGTTACGCCTCTGGAATTTCTGGTGGACTTTTTATGCCAACTCTACTCATGGGTGCGACTCTTGGAAGTTTAGTTGGATCAGTGGCCCAAACTCTTTTTCCTGAAATAACTTCCAATACAGGAGCTTACGCCCTTGTTGGGATGGGAGCTTATTTTGCGACAGTCATTCGCGCTCCATTTACATCTATTCTTATCGCCTTTGAAATGACGAGAGACTACAACATTATTGTTCCGCTCATGATTGCCAATATTGTAGCCTACGTTATATCCAGTCGTTTTACTAACGGCTCGATTTACGAAGAAATCTCTGAGCAGGATGGAATTCACCTTCCTAATCGAGATGATCACGATGTCTTAGAGACCTTAACCGTCGATGAGGCCATGGTGCATGATGTGGTCTCGCTCAATGCAAATCTCTCTGTTAAAGAAGCTCTACAAGGAGTCAAGGGAACTGATATCTCAGGATTTCCTGTATTGAAAAATGGACGCCTAATAGGAATGATCTCTCGTTCAGATATTGGAATCAATTTTGCGAAAGGAAATTGCGACACTCATATTGAACATTTATGCGAGAGAAAATTAATTAAAATCTATCCAGACCAATCTTTAATGGTTGCCTTTCACAGACTTAATAAATTTCAAGTTAGCCGTCTTCCTGTTGTAAGTAGAATCAATGATAAAAAGTTGATTGGAATCATTACTGCTGAGAATATCGTCTGCCAATTTGGATACCACATCCAAGAAGGCGATGAAGAAAGACGCCCACTTGAAGAATATGAACAGGAGTACGAGAAGCTCTTACAAAACATAGAGTCTCCTTCTTCAATTCAAGAAACCAAAAAATAG
- the groES gene encoding co-chaperone GroES — MQVKPLQDRVLVKRLEEETKTAGGIIIPDNHAEKPSQGEVVAVGQGYRLKDGTFAQLTVKTGDKILFGKYSGTEIKVEGQEYLIMKEDEIFGVLQ; from the coding sequence ATGCAAGTTAAGCCATTACAGGATAGAGTTCTTGTTAAGAGACTTGAAGAAGAAACTAAAACAGCTGGTGGGATCATCATTCCAGATAATCACGCTGAAAAACCTTCTCAAGGTGAAGTTGTAGCAGTTGGTCAAGGTTATAGACTTAAAGATGGTACATTTGCTCAACTAACAGTTAAAACTGGAGATAAGATTCTTTTTGGGAAGTACTCGGGAACTGAAATTAAAGTTGAAGGTCAAGAGTATCTAATCATGAAAGAAGACGAAATTTTTGGTGTTCTACAATAA